Within Syntrophorhabdaceae bacterium, the genomic segment TCTCCCCTGAGTATCTTTATGTAATGCATCCGCATCTTTCCGGATACATGGGCCAGCACCTTGTGGCCATTGGGAAGTTCAACCCTGAACATCGCGTTAGGCAACGGCTCTACGACCGTACCCTCAATTTCTATACCTTCGCCTTTTGGCATTTTACCTCTCTATGCCCGACTCAATATCACGGGACCGTTGCCGGTAACGGCAACGGTGTGTTCAAAATGAGCTGACAGGCTCCCATCCTTCGTGGCGGCGGTCCAACCGTTCTGTTTGATGTATACTCCGCTCTCTCCCATATTCACCATCGGCTCTATCGCGAAGACCATGCCAGCCTTCAGCCTGAGGCCCGTCCCCTTTACTCCGTAATTGGGCAGCTGAGGTTCTTCATGAAGGCTTCGTCCTATCCCGTGACCAACAAACTCTCTCACAACGGAAAACTTCTCTCCCTCGACATGTTCCTGTATGGCGTGGGAGATGTCGTGCAGCCTGTTGCCTTCCCGGGCTTCGGAGATACCGCAATGCAGGGCCTTTTCCGTCACCTCGAGGAGTTTCCGGGCGGCCTTTGAGATACCCCCCACAGCGTAGGTCATTGCAACGTCTCCATAATATCCTTCATAAAGAAGGCCAAAATCAATGCTCACAATATCGTTCTCTCTCAACTGCCGTTCAGAGGGCATGCCATGCACAACCTCATCATTTATGGATACGCACAGGCAATAAGGAAACCCGTTGTACCCCTTAAAAGCCGCCTTTACATTCCCAGCCTTTTTTATCTTTTCCTCGCATACCGTTTCCAGCTCCAGCGTCTTTACGCCTGCCTTCACAAAATCTTTCAGATAGAGAAGCATTTCCATCGCCTTCCCGCTGGCGACGCGCATCTTCTCGATTTCTTCACTAGTTTTCAGAAAGATCATTCCTCATCTCAGGGCGCTCTTCCGCCGGTACGTTTCCATTCTTCACCTATCGCCGTCCCTTTATCCGCTGCGACTTCTTCACCAGTCCATCGTAGTGTCTCAGAATGAGATGGGATTCTATCTGCTGAACAGTATCCAGGGCAACGCCGACGACAATAAGAAGGGCCGTGCCGCCGAAATAGAAGGGCACATTGAACTGTTTCACCAGCATGGTCGGCAGTACACACACAAAGGAGACATATATCGCCCCTATGAAGGTCACACGGGTGAGAACCCTGTCAATGTACTCCGAGGTCCGCTTCCCGGGCCTGATGCCCGGAATGTAACCGCCGTACTTCTTCATGTTGTCCGCCACGTTATCGGGATTGAAAACAATGGCGGTGTAAAAATAACAGAAGAAGATGATAAAGCCCACGTAGAAGACCTCGTGGAGCGCCGACCCTGGCGTGAACAGCTCAGCGACCTTCTTCGCATACGGGTGGGTGATGAAGTTCGAGATCGTCGCAGGGAACATGATAATCGATGAGGCGAAGATCGGCGGAATCACGCCTGCCGTGTTGACCTTCAGCGGCAGGTGCGTCGCCTGACCGCCCATCATCTTTCGTCCGACGACCCGCTTTGCATATTGCACGGGGATCCTTCGCTGCGAGGTCTCCATGAATATTATGAAGGCGACGACAGCAAACATCATCGCCACAAGAATAATCACCACGAACCAGTTAAGCTCACCGGTATTCACGAGACCCAACGTTCCGGCAATTGCATTCGGCATACGCGCCACGATGCCGGCAAAAATGATAAGGGAGATCCCGTTGCCTATGCCCTTCTCTGTGATCTGCTCCCCGAGCCACATAATGAAGGATGTGCCGCCCGTCAGCGTGATCATCGTCATCAGCCTGAAGCTCCATCCGGGGTTGAAAACAACGGCCTCCCCGCCGGCTCCACGCATCTGTTCCAGACCTATGGCAATAAAAAGCCCCTGAATGATACTAATGACGATCGTGCCGTACCGTGTATACTGGGTGATCTTCCTTCGTCCCGCCTCGCCTTCCTTCGAGAGCTTCTCGAGGGTGGGTATGACGACGGTCAGGAGCTGCAGTATGATCGACGCCGATATATAAGGCATGATCCCGAGGGCAAAGATGGAGAGCCTCTCCAACCCGCCGCCGGCAAACATATCGAAAAATCCGAGCAGAGTTCCCTTGGCCTGTTCAAAGATGCCCGCGAGAACATTTCCGTCGATACCCGGTGTAGGTATGTGGATGCCGACCCGGTACACTGCAAGCAACCCGAGGGTCCATAGGATCCGGCGTTTCAACTCGGGGATCTTTCCAATATTTTGGAAACCTCCCATTAAACGAGTACCTCCACGTCACCACCCTTGGCCCGTATCTTCTCTATGGCCTTCTGTGATGCCTTGTGAACCGATATTTTTATGGGGAAATCTATGTCTCCCACGGCAAGAAGCTTGATCCCGTCTTTTATCTTCTTAATGCAGCCTGATCTCAGGATGTCTTCAATGCCGACCTTTTCCATGCCTTTGAAGACCTCGAGGTCGCCGATATTGATGACGCAGTATTCCTTGCGAAAGGGATTCTTGAAGCCTCTCTTGGGAATCCGTCTGGTAAGCGGCAACTGCCCGCCCTCAAAGCTCTTTCCCTTCGTTCCGCCGCTCGTTGCCCGCTGGCCCTTGTTGCCATAACCCGCGGTTGTTCCGAGCCCCGATCCGGTTCCCCGGCCGACGCGCTTGCGGCTCTTCTTTGATCCAGGGACTGGTTTAAGATCTGATAGTTTCAACGAGCGTCCTCCAATACTGTAACAAGGTGAATCACCTTTTTTACCATACCTCTGATCTCCGGCGTGTTCTTGACCGTCTTTTCCTGGTACAGCCTTTTGAAACCGAGGCTCCTGACCGTGGCCCTCTGGTCCTCGGGACACCCGATGAAGCTCTTCGTCCATTTTATTTTGAGGTGGCTCATCCTACCCCTCCTCGACTTTCAATTTGCCTCTCTGTCTCAATGCCACTTCGGGCGACTTCAACAGGGAAAGGCCTCTGATCGTTGCCTTCACCACATTATGATAGTTCCTGGAGCCATAACACTTCGTAAGGATATTCGTGATCCCCGCCACCTCGACCACGGCCCGGACGGCGCGGCCGGCGATAACGCCGGTGCCTTCCCGTGCAGGTTTCATGAACACCTGGCTCGTTCCGAACTTTGCCATGATCTCGTGAGGGATGGTCCCTTTGTCCACGGGAACTTCTATAAGGCTCTTTTTCGCCCTTTCAACGGCTTTTCGTATTGCATCAGGGACTTCGTTGGCCTTGCCCAGTCCGAAACCGACCTTTCCATTACCGTCGCCGACAACAACAATGGCACTGAAAGAGAACCTGCGGCCACCCTTGACAACCTTCGCGACACGGTTAATGTAAACAAGCCTGTCCTGCAACTCGAGATCGCCTGCGTCTATTCGCTTTCTTTCAACCAACACAACCTCCCGTTAAAATTTTAGCCCGGCTTCACGCGCTCCGTCGGCGAGTGCCTTGATCCTTCCGTGGTACTTGAAGCCATTGCGATCGAAAACGACCTCGGTGATACCAAGCCCAAGGGCCTTCTTGCCGATCGCTTCACCGACCTTTTTTGCGGCATCACTGTTGCCGCCGCTCTTCAACCCGGCCTGCACTTCTTTATTGAGCGTTGAAACCCCGGTGAGGACCCGCTGCTGGGTATCGTCCACCAGCTGTGCATAGATCTGCTTGATACTCTTGAACACCGTAAGTCTCGGTTTATTCTGGGTGCCCTGGATCTTCTTCCTTATTCTCCGTTTACGTCTCTGCCGGGCTTCGACTTTGTCCTTTCTGTGCATACCGCTACTCCTTATTTCCCGCTCTTGCCTGCTTTCTTTCTCAGGACTTCATCGGCGTACTTGATGCCCTTGTTCTTATAAGCATCGGGTTTTCTCAAGGCGCGTATCTTTGCGGCTACCTGTCCCACCAGTTCTTTGTCTATCCCCTGGATCGAAACCTGCGTCTGTTTTTCAAGCCCGCCGGTGATGCCTTCCGGAAGGGTAAAGACGATGGGATGTGAATAACCGAGATAGAAGGTAAAGCTGCCGGGCTGGAACTCCGCCCGATACCCTATCCCGATGATCTCAAGCTTCTTCTCGAATCCCTTCGACACTCCGTCCACCATGTTGGCAATGAGTGTCCTCATCAGCCCATGGTAGCCTCTGATGGTCTTTTCTTCGCTTTCGCGGGACACCGTTACGATGCTGCCGTCGATGCCCAGCGTCAATCCTTTCAGGAACGGCCTTTTCAGTGAACCCTTGGGGCCAGTCACGAAAACCTCGCCCTCTTTAAGTTCCAGTTTAGTTCCCTGCGGGAGTATTATTGGTTTTTTCCCTATCCTCGACATACCTTATACCTCACCAGACCACGAGGAGGGGCTCGCCCCCAACCTTGTTCTTCATCGCATTCCTGTCCGTCATAAGACCCTTCGACGTGGAGATAACAACGATGCCCGTCCTGTTGCGGAGCTTCGGCATCTCGGAGACCTTCGCATAGACGCGCCTTCCCGGTTTGCTGATCGTCTTGAGACCGGTAATGACGCTGCTGGAGTTCTCATCGTAGCTGATGTAGACCTTGAGGAACTTCTTCCTGCCTTCATCAACAAAAGTCTTATAGTTTCTCACATAACCTTCTTCCTTGAGAATCTTGGAAATGGAGAATTTGATGTTTGAATACGGAATGTCTACCGTTTCATGACGCGCCGTGATGGCGTTGCGGATTCTCGTCATCATGTCTGCTATTGGATCAACCATACCCATTTTACCACCTCACCAGCTTGATTTTAAAACGCCGGGGACCTCGCCCCTCAGGGAATAGGACCTAAAGCAGACCCTGCACATCTGGAACTTCCTGATAAAGGCTCTCGGCCTGCCGCAGACAGCGCATCTGTTACGCACGCGCACCTTGAACTTCGGCGCCCTCTTCGTCTTTTCTATCATTGCTTTTCTTGCCATGCACTCCTCCGTCAACGCCTGAAAGGCATACCCATGAGTTTCAAAAGCTCATGGCCTTCTTCATCCGTCTTCGCCGTTGTTGTAATCGTTATGTTCATTCCCCTGGTCTTGTCGATCTTGTCGTACTCGATCTCGGGGAAAATGATCTGCTCTTTCAATCCAAGGGTGTAATTACCCCGGCCATCGAAGGACTTAGGGGAGACCCCCTTGAAGTCTCTCACCCTGGGAAGTACGATGGTCACCAGCTTGCGATAGAATTCATACATCCTCTCCCTGCGCAGAGTCACCATACAACCCACGGACATCCCTTCGCGGAGCTTGAAAGAAGCGATGGATTTCTTCGCCTTCGTGATGACCGGTTTCTGACCGGTGATCAGCTTGACATCGCCCGAAGCTGCATCGAGGGCCTTGATATTCTGCAGCGCCTCGCCGAGACCGATATTCACGGTGATCTTTACGATCTTGGGCACTTCCATGATATTCTCATACTGAAACCGTCTCACAAGAGCCGATTTCACTTCCTTTTCGTAAAACTCTCTATAAGTATTCAACGACCGCCTCCCGCTTACTTATCGATGACCTCGTCGCACTTCTTGCAGAAACGCACCTTCTTGCCGTCTTCAAGGATCTTTTTTCCTGTACGGACGGGCTTTGAACATTTCTCGCAGTAGATCATGACGTTTGAAACATGGATCGAGCTCTCCATTTCCATGATGCCGCCCTTCGCCTTCTGGCTCGGTTTCACGTGCTTCTTCACCATGTTGACTTTCTCGACGATCAGCCGGTCCTTCTTGTAGTTGATCCTGAGGACCTTCCCGGTCTTTCCCTTGTCCTTTCCGGTCGTCACCATTACCAGGTCATTCTTCTTTACGTGATAAACCTTTTCCATGATTACCTCACACAACCTCGGGCGCCAGGGACACGATCTTCATGAATCTTTTGGCCCGGAGCTCTCTCGCCACGGGTCCAAAGATGCGCGTACCCACCGGCTCGTTATACTGATTTATGATGACCGCAGAATTGTCGTCGAACTTCACGTAGGAACCATCATTCCTGCGTATCTCCTTCTTTGTCCTGACGATAACGGCCTTGACCACCTCGCCTTTTTTCACCTTCGAGTTGGGAATCACCTCTTTCACGGATGCTACTATGATGTCCCCCACTGTTCCATAGCGTTTTCTTGACCCGCCGAGCACCTTGATGCACCCGAGCTTCTTCGCACCGGAATTGTCGGCCACCTCGAGTTTAGATCTCTCCTGAATCATGCGCCACCTCGTTCTTGACCAAGAAAAGTTCCTCGTGCCTGACAACCTCTTTCACGAGCCAGCGCTTGTCCTTGCTCAGAGGCCTCGTCTCGACAATCAAGACCCGGTCACCCGTCTTGCTGGAATTATTCTCGTCGTGTGCTTTGTATCTCAGTTTCCTCTTAATAAACTTGTGGTACTTCGGGTGTTTGAGGAACTTCTCGACCTCTACAACAACCGTTTTGTCCATCTTGTCCTTGATGACCCTGCCGACCATCTTTCTCTTGTTTATTTCACGTTTCGCTTCCATGGGAACCTCTTTAAGCCTTTATTCCTTCTCGCTCAAGACGGTTTCTATCCTGGCGACGTCCTTCTTCAGCGTATTCATTCGTGCCGTATTCTCAAGCTGCCCCGTAGAATGCTGAAATCTCAGGTTGAACAACTCTTCCTTGAGATCCTTCTTCCTTCTTTCCAGCTCCTCTTTCGTCAGTTCCTTCAGTTCTTTCGCTTTCATTGTTCCTCACTTCGTGCAATGAACTTGGTACCGATAGGGAGCTTGAAGGAAGCAATTCTGAGGGCCTCGCGCGCCTTCTCTTCGGGAACACCGGTGATCTCGTATAAGACCCTGCCAGGCTTCACGACGGCAACCCAACCTTCATTCGGTCCTTTTCCCTTGCCCATCCTTGTCTCCGCAGGTTTCTTCGTTATGGGCTTATCGGGAAATATCCTGATCCAGACCTTGCCTGTCCTCTTGACATATCTCGTAAGGGCGATACGGGCCGCTTCGATCTGCCGGGATGTGATCCATCCGCCTTCCGTGGCCTGGAGCCCGAAGTCGCCGAAGCTGACCACGTTCCCCCGATGCGCGACGCCCTTAAGGGTACCTTTCATAACTTTTCTATATCTTACCCTTTTTGGTGCAAGCATTACCGAGCCTCCTGAAATACTTCTCCTTTAAATATCCAAACCTTTATACCAATCACGCCATACTTTGTGGACGCGACTGCACAGCCATAGTCGATATCGGCCCGAATGGTCTGCAGGGGCACCCTGCCTTCACGATACCATTCGGTCCGCGCCATCTCTGCGCCGCCAAGCCTGCCGGCGCACATTGCCTTTATGCCCTTGGCACCGAACTTCAGCGCCTGCTGGACGTTCTTCTTCATAGCCCGTCTGAATGAAACCCTGCGCTCGATCTGCAACGCCACGTTTTCAGCAACAAGCTGCGCATCCGTCTCAGGCCGTTTCACCTCGGTGATGTTGAGGATCACCTCTTTGTCCGTGATCCGCTGCAATTCGCGCTTCAGGTTTTCAACCTCGGCGCCCTTGCGTCCTATCACGAGACCCGGTCTCGATGTATGGATGTTTATCTTCGCACGTTTGTCCTTGTTTGCAGCACGCTCTATCTCAATCTTCGAGATGCCGGCCTGATAGAGTTTCTTTTTCAGAAACTTCTTGATGATCAGGTCCTCGTGAAGAAACTTCGCGTAGTTGCGCGACGCGAACCATTTAGAATCCCAAGTCTTGATGACCCCGAGCCTGAAACCGAAGGGGTTTACCTTCTGACCCATTTATCCTCCAAGTCTATGCTTCATCCAGGATGAGCGTTATATGGCTTAATCTCTTGCGTATTTTCGTTGCGCGCCCCATCGCCCGAGGCATGAAGCGCTTCAGGACGGGGCCGCCGTCCACCATGATAGTCTTGATGTACAGGTTATCGATGTCGACGTATTTCTTTTGCCGGGCATTGGCTATCGCGCTGTCGAGAAGCTTCTTCAATATGAAGGCGCCCTTCTGCGGCATATAAGTTAAAAGCCCTGAAGCATCGTTGACGTTCTTTTGCCTGATCAGGTCAGCGACGATGCGCACCTTCCGGGGTGATACACGAATCATTCGAGTTTTCGCCGTGATTTCCATTGCATTAATCCTTTTTCTTCGCCACTTTCGACTTTCTATCGCCGGAATGACTGTGGAAAGTCCGTGTCGGTGAGAACTCACCCAGCTTGTGGCCAACCATTTCTTCAGTCACGAAAACCGGTATGAACTTCTTGCCGTTGTGAACCGCGAAGGTAAGCCCCACAAAATCGGGGGTGATCGTGGACCGCCGCGACCATGTCTTGATCACTTTAGAACCCTTGATCTCCCTCGCCTCGTCGACCTTCTTCGCCAACTTGTCCTCTAAAAATGGCCCTTTCTTGACGGAACGTGCCACAAGAACCTCCTAACCTCTCAGTTTAATGATAAACTTATCTGTCCGTTTGTTTTTACGGGTTTTCTTACCCTTGGCCAGCTGGCCCCAGGGTGAACAGGGATGCCTGCCGCCTTTTGACCTGCCCTCACCGCCCCCGAGAGGATGGTCAACGGGGTTCATCGCGGTACCGCGGACAGTTGGTCTGACACCAAGCCAGCGCGGCTTGCCCGCCTTTCCGACGGTGATATTCTCGTGATCGATATTTCCAACCTGGCCGATCGTAGCCATGCAGGAAAGATTAACCAGCCGCACACCGCCCGAAGGAAGCCGCAGGTGTCCGTACTCGCCCTCTTTCGCCACTATCTGCGCGTAGCTTCCCGCGCTCCGTGCAAGCTGTCCGCCTTTGCCGGGCTTCATCTCGATGTTATGGACGAATGTTCCCAGGGGAATGAACTTCAACGGAAGAGCATTGCCTTCCTTGATCTCCGTGTCCGGTTTCATGCTGGCGATCACCGTG encodes:
- the infA gene encoding translation initiation factor IF-1; the protein is MPKGEGIEIEGTVVEPLPNAMFRVELPNGHKVLAHVSGKMRMHYIKILRGDKVVVELSPYDLTRGRIIYRVK
- the map gene encoding type I methionyl aminopeptidase, with the protein product MIFLKTSEEIEKMRVASGKAMEMLLYLKDFVKAGVKTLELETVCEEKIKKAGNVKAAFKGYNGFPYCLCVSINDEVVHGMPSERQLRENDIVSIDFGLLYEGYYGDVAMTYAVGGISKAARKLLEVTEKALHCGISEAREGNRLHDISHAIQEHVEGEKFSVVREFVGHGIGRSLHEEPQLPNYGVKGTGLRLKAGMVFAIEPMVNMGESGVYIKQNGWTAATKDGSLSAHFEHTVAVTGNGPVILSRA
- the secY gene encoding preprotein translocase subunit SecY — its product is MGGFQNIGKIPELKRRILWTLGLLAVYRVGIHIPTPGIDGNVLAGIFEQAKGTLLGFFDMFAGGGLERLSIFALGIMPYISASIILQLLTVVIPTLEKLSKEGEAGRRKITQYTRYGTIVISIIQGLFIAIGLEQMRGAGGEAVVFNPGWSFRLMTMITLTGGTSFIMWLGEQITEKGIGNGISLIIFAGIVARMPNAIAGTLGLVNTGELNWFVVIILVAMMFAVVAFIIFMETSQRRIPVQYAKRVVGRKMMGGQATHLPLKVNTAGVIPPIFASSIIMFPATISNFITHPYAKKVAELFTPGSALHEVFYVGFIIFFCYFYTAIVFNPDNVADNMKKYGGYIPGIRPGKRTSEYIDRVLTRVTFIGAIYVSFVCVLPTMLVKQFNVPFYFGGTALLIVVGVALDTVQQIESHLILRHYDGLVKKSQRIKGRR
- the rplO gene encoding 50S ribosomal protein L15; protein product: MKLSDLKPVPGSKKSRKRVGRGTGSGLGTTAGYGNKGQRATSGGTKGKSFEGGQLPLTRRIPKRGFKNPFRKEYCVINIGDLEVFKGMEKVGIEDILRSGCIKKIKDGIKLLAVGDIDFPIKISVHKASQKAIEKIRAKGGDVEVLV
- the rpmD gene encoding 50S ribosomal protein L30, encoding MSHLKIKWTKSFIGCPEDQRATVRSLGFKRLYQEKTVKNTPEIRGMVKKVIHLVTVLEDAR
- the rpsE gene encoding 30S ribosomal protein S5, with protein sequence MDAGDLELQDRLVYINRVAKVVKGGRRFSFSAIVVVGDGNGKVGFGLGKANEVPDAIRKAVERAKKSLIEVPVDKGTIPHEIMAKFGTSQVFMKPAREGTGVIAGRAVRAVVEVAGITNILTKCYGSRNYHNVVKATIRGLSLLKSPEVALRQRGKLKVEEG
- the rplR gene encoding 50S ribosomal protein L18, with translation MHRKDKVEARQRRKRRIRKKIQGTQNKPRLTVFKSIKQIYAQLVDDTQQRVLTGVSTLNKEVQAGLKSGGNSDAAKKVGEAIGKKALGLGITEVVFDRNGFKYHGRIKALADGAREAGLKF
- the rplF gene encoding 50S ribosomal protein L6, coding for MSRIGKKPIILPQGTKLELKEGEVFVTGPKGSLKRPFLKGLTLGIDGSIVTVSRESEEKTIRGYHGLMRTLIANMVDGVSKGFEKKLEIIGIGYRAEFQPGSFTFYLGYSHPIVFTLPEGITGGLEKQTQVSIQGIDKELVGQVAAKIRALRKPDAYKNKGIKYADEVLRKKAGKSGK
- the rpsH gene encoding 30S ribosomal protein S8; this translates as MGMVDPIADMMTRIRNAITARHETVDIPYSNIKFSISKILKEEGYVRNYKTFVDEGRKKFLKVYISYDENSSSVITGLKTISKPGRRVYAKVSEMPKLRNRTGIVVISTSKGLMTDRNAMKNKVGGEPLLVVW
- a CDS encoding type Z 30S ribosomal protein S14, which translates into the protein MARKAMIEKTKRAPKFKVRVRNRCAVCGRPRAFIRKFQMCRVCFRSYSLRGEVPGVLKSSW
- the rplE gene encoding 50S ribosomal protein L5; the protein is MNTYREFYEKEVKSALVRRFQYENIMEVPKIVKITVNIGLGEALQNIKALDAASGDVKLITGQKPVITKAKKSIASFKLREGMSVGCMVTLRRERMYEFYRKLVTIVLPRVRDFKGVSPKSFDGRGNYTLGLKEQIIFPEIEYDKIDKTRGMNITITTTAKTDEEGHELLKLMGMPFRR
- the rplX gene encoding 50S ribosomal protein L24 codes for the protein MEKVYHVKKNDLVMVTTGKDKGKTGKVLRINYKKDRLIVEKVNMVKKHVKPSQKAKGGIMEMESSIHVSNVMIYCEKCSKPVRTGKKILEDGKKVRFCKKCDEVIDK
- the rplN gene encoding 50S ribosomal protein L14 — encoded protein: MIQERSKLEVADNSGAKKLGCIKVLGGSRKRYGTVGDIIVASVKEVIPNSKVKKGEVVKAVIVRTKKEIRRNDGSYVKFDDNSAVIINQYNEPVGTRIFGPVARELRAKRFMKIVSLAPEVV
- the rpsQ gene encoding 30S ribosomal protein S17, which produces MEAKREINKRKMVGRVIKDKMDKTVVVEVEKFLKHPKYHKFIKRKLRYKAHDENNSSKTGDRVLIVETRPLSKDKRWLVKEVVRHEELFLVKNEVAHDSGEI
- the rpmC gene encoding 50S ribosomal protein L29, producing MKAKELKELTKEELERRKKDLKEELFNLRFQHSTGQLENTARMNTLKKDVARIETVLSEKE
- the rplP gene encoding 50S ribosomal protein L16 — encoded protein: MLAPKRVRYRKVMKGTLKGVAHRGNVVSFGDFGLQATEGGWITSRQIEAARIALTRYVKRTGKVWIRIFPDKPITKKPAETRMGKGKGPNEGWVAVVKPGRVLYEITGVPEEKAREALRIASFKLPIGTKFIARSEEQ
- the rpsC gene encoding 30S ribosomal protein S3, whose product is MGQKVNPFGFRLGVIKTWDSKWFASRNYAKFLHEDLIIKKFLKKKLYQAGISKIEIERAANKDKRAKINIHTSRPGLVIGRKGAEVENLKRELQRITDKEVILNITEVKRPETDAQLVAENVALQIERRVSFRRAMKKNVQQALKFGAKGIKAMCAGRLGGAEMARTEWYREGRVPLQTIRADIDYGCAVASTKYGVIGIKVWIFKGEVFQEAR
- the rplV gene encoding 50S ribosomal protein L22, whose protein sequence is MEITAKTRMIRVSPRKVRIVADLIRQKNVNDASGLLTYMPQKGAFILKKLLDSAIANARQKKYVDIDNLYIKTIMVDGGPVLKRFMPRAMGRATKIRKRLSHITLILDEA
- the rpsS gene encoding 30S ribosomal protein S19, whose amino-acid sequence is MARSVKKGPFLEDKLAKKVDEAREIKGSKVIKTWSRRSTITPDFVGLTFAVHNGKKFIPVFVTEEMVGHKLGEFSPTRTFHSHSGDRKSKVAKKKD
- the rplB gene encoding 50S ribosomal protein L2; translated protein: MGVKEFKPTSAGRRFMSGLTFDEISKDKPEKSLLKPIKKTGGRNHSGKITTRHIGGGHKRRLRIVDFKRTKFEILGKVAGIEYDPNRSANIALIHYIDGEKRYILAPLGVKDGDTVIASMKPDTEIKEGNALPLKFIPLGTFVHNIEMKPGKGGQLARSAGSYAQIVAKEGEYGHLRLPSGGVRLVNLSCMATIGQVGNIDHENITVGKAGKPRWLGVRPTVRGTAMNPVDHPLGGGEGRSKGGRHPCSPWGQLAKGKKTRKNKRTDKFIIKLRG